A window of Longimicrobium sp. genomic DNA:
GCAGACGAGCGCAGCGGTGGCGTAGATGGATCGAGCGCGGATCATCATCAGAGGGATCAAGATCGAGATAGGCCGCGAATGGAGGGAGATCTCATCACCTCCGATCTCCGCAAATCTGTTCATCCCCCGGCGCGAACGCTACCGTACCTCTGCCCTCGATGGACGCCCGCCGCAACCCGACCCGAGCCCCGCTTCCGACATGATCCCCCGCGTCATCACCATCCGCATCACCGGCCGCGCCGTGGCCATCCTTCTGGCGGCGCTGGGGCTGGTGTGGCTGGTCGTCGGCTTCAGCGAGATCCTGTTCATCCTCTTCCTGGCCATCCTCCTGGCCGTGGGCATCGACCCGCTGGTGGACCGGCTGGAGCGGTGGAAGCTACCCCGCTCGGTGGCCATCTTCGCCATCTACCTGGCGATCCTGGGCGTGCTGGTGTCCGCCGTGGCGCTGCTCGTCCCCGTGCTGGTGGAGGAGAGCAGCCAGCTGGCCGACAGCCTGCCCAGGATCGCGCAACAGGTGGGCGACCTGGCCGGGAACGAGCGCTTCAGCATCCCCGGCGTGGGCGAGATCTCCACCAGCGAGCTGGGGCGCAAGCTGGGCGGCGAGGTCGGGTCGATCGTCGCCGGCGTGCCGCGCATCCTGGTCGGGGTGGGAAAGGCGGTCACCGGCGTGCTGGTGAGCTCGCTGTTGGTGCTGGTGGTGGGCTTCTTCCTGAGCGCCGACGCCAACTTCGCCCCGCGCTTCCTCGCGCGCTTCTTCCCTCCGCGCTCGCGGCCGACGGTGCAGGAACTGGCGCGCGAGATCAGCGGGCGGCTGGGGCACTGGGTGCGCGCGCAGCTGCTGGTGGGCGCGTTCTTCGGCGTCTTCTTCGGGGTGGGATTGGCGCTGCTCGGCGTGCCCTTCGCGCTGTCGCTGGGCGTGGCGGGCGCGGTGCTCGAGCTGATCCCCTATGTCGGCGGGGCGACGGTAACGGCGATCGCCATGCTGGTGGCGGTCACGATCTCGCCGTGGCGCGCGCTGGCCGTGCTGGTGCTGGAGATCATCGTCGCCAACGTGGAGAGCCACGTGCTGTATCCCAAGGTGGTGGGCGACGCGGTGGGTCTGCACCCGCTCACCATCATCCTGGCGCTGTTCATCGGCGCCGAGGCCAAGGGGATCATCGGCGCGCTGGTGGCGGTGCCGGTGGCGGTGGTGCTGCAGGTGGTGTTCGACCGCTTCTACCGCTTCGAGGACACCGGTACGATCATCCTCCCTGAAACCACGCACGTCGAGCCCGAGCCAGCGCCGGCGGCGGAGTAAATCAGACGGCATCTGAACAACTTTATTTGACGCAGAGTCAGCAGGGTCAGCAGAGAGAACAACTGCAGCCAACTGCAGTTCTCTGCTGACCCTGCTGACATGTACATGGCCTGAGACGAGAATGGGCCGCTCGACGGGCCCATACAGTCACTCAAATCAGGTTTCCGGGGAGAAGAAACGGCTGAACCCACGAGCTTCCAAGCCTCTTCGGAGCACGCCATCTCCCGTCCACAGCCTGCCACCCAAAGCAAGCGTCAACGCGATGTGCGGAACGTCATCGGCATCAATTCCACCACAAAGCTCCGCCGCCCGCTCCCAATGTTCCACCGATATCAAATCCTCCTTGTAGATCTCGATGCGCCGCAGCATCCGATGATACATGCCCGCGACCTCATCCGGCGTAAGCTTGGATGACTTGAGGATCTTTTCCTTATGCTCGAACAACTCTACGAGCGCCGTTTCACCGATGACAAAGCGGCGCTCGGAGAGAAAGAACGTGTTGAGGATGCGGCCCGCTCTCCCGAGCAAGGTCGAGAAGAGGATGTTCGTGTCGACGACGACCGGCTCGTCGTCAGCGAGCACGCAACTTCTCCTCGACCATGGGGCGAAGACGCTTCCACACGGCTCGGTCGACCTCATCCGCGAGCTCGGCAATTTGCTCGTCGCTCAACGAGGCCTTCCGGCGTACGTTTTCGAGGTAGAGATAGTCGAGGAAATCGGAGACTTCCTCTGCGCTGATCGCATCCGAATCCATACGGATGACGATCTTGCCATCCTCTACGTTCACACTATACGGATTCCCGCTCACAGATACCGGCGCCACGAAATCCTCCTCTCGGCTGTCGACCCGGAATCTAACGGCATCCGGCACATTGCCCAATGCACGAGCATCCAACCGCCCGATCTCCCCTACTCCCCGAAGTTGCGGCGGAAGTCGTCGGTGACCTGGCGGAGGAGGCGGTCGACGGGGTCCCTGGCGCCGGGGAAAAAGACCCCGTCCGAGAGCGAGTTGAGCGCCGAGCGCACGTCGGCGAAGCGGTCGGAGACGCGCAGGAACAGGTCGCCCAGCCCGTGCCGCAGCGCCAGCTCGTCGGCCGCGGCGGTGCGGAAGCCGGTGGCGCCCATGGCGTCGAAGTACGAGATCGGCGGCGCCGCGCGGCGCTGCACCCGGTGCGTGATGTGGTCGGGGAACATCCCCGCCAGCCAGAGCGCGTAGTTGCCCAGGTGCACCCGCAGCAGGAACTCGCGCTCGCCGCGGGCGCGCTCGATGGCGGCCAGGATGTCGGCCAGGTAGGTGAACGGCTCCCCCTCGCCGCCGTCGACGCGGCCGGCGCGCCCCTGCATGCCGAACTCCAGCAGCACGGCGGCGGTGTAGTCGGCCAGCTGGCGGTCGTGCAGATCGCGCTGAAGCAGGGCATGCCGCACGAGCAGGTAGAACACCAGCGGCGCCGGCGCGCGGCTGATCCCGCCGCGGCGCAGCACCTCGCGGAGCACGCCCACGTCGTCCAGCAGCGCGTCCAGCCCCTCCTCGCGCAGCCGCTCTTCGCCCCCCGGCCCGACCACCGCCAGCAGGAGCTCGGCCTCGCGCCTGCCGAAGCTCGCCCGAACGTTGGGTTTGATCATCGCCTCCCTCCTGGGTGGGACGTGTGTCGCCCTTCCTTGGAATATACCCGTCGCCGCGCGCCGGGTGTTCCCCCCGGATTCGCGGCCCGCCGTCTTCGTGGATTTGCAGGACGAATGCCGGTGACCGGCGCGGCATCCTACGTCTACTCCGTGCATGTTGGAATCACGCTTGCATCACCCGCGCGCATCACCCCGGACCGGATGGATGGCGATGAAGCTTCCCCTGCCCAAGTCGTGGCGCCCGCACCTGGACGCCGAGCTGGAAAAGCCGTACTGGACCAAGCTGCGCGAGTTCGTGGACCGCGAGCGGCGGACGCAGGCCGTGTTTCCGCCGGAGAGCGAGGTGTTCGCGGCGCTGGAGCTTACGCCGTACGAACGGGTGAGGGTGATGATCCTGGGGCAGGACCCCTACCACGGGGCTGGGCAGGCGCACGGGCTGGCGTTCTCGGTGAGGCCCGGCATCACGCCGCCGCCGTCGCTGCGCAACATGCTGCGCGAGCTGCGGGACGACGCGGGGTGCCCCGTCCCCGACAATGGTTATCTCGTGCCTTGGGCGGAGCAAGGGGTTCTGCTGCTGAACGCGGTGCTGACGGTGCGCGAGGGGCAGCCCAACTCGCACAAGGGGAAGGGGTGGGAGACCTTCACCGACGCGGTGATCCGCGCCGTCGACGCCAGGCCGGAGCCGGTAGTGTTCGTGCTGTGGGGCGGCTACGCGGGAAAGAAGGAGGCGCTGATCGACGCGGGGCGGCACACGGTGATCAAGGCGGCGCACCCCTCCCCGCTCTCGGCGAAGAGGGGCTTCTTCGGCAGCCGCCCGTACACGGCCATCAACGCGGCCCTACAGCAGGCCGGTCAGGCGCCGGTCGACTGGTGCCTTCCGGATCTGGGCCGGTAGCGGGGCGATCCTCAGCGCGGGGATGCGCGGCGCAGCCGGCAGCGGGGCGGGGTGGCGGAGCGACTCCTGGGGTGCGCTGCGATGGCCGTACCAGGTGCGCGCGCGGCGGTGGAGCGGGAGCGGGGCATGCATGGGGACCTCTGCCGATGCGAGCGTTCGCCGCGGAAATGGCTCCCGCGGCGTCCGCCGAGGCCGCACCGCAACCAACACGCCACCGTGGGCACGGCTCGTCGGTTTCCCAATCTACAGCAAATCCGCGGATTCCTGCAGTGGGGGAGATGAAAATCACGGCGGAACTCATGTTCCCTGCGGCGGCGGCGGGACAGGGGTGAGGCGGTCAGTCCCATCGTCATTCATCAGCCGACATGAAGTGACAATCACGGAGCGGTGAGAGCGCGCGTGGCGCCGATCTCGTCCGCGGCGCCGGCGACGGACGGGCGAATGAATTCGCGGCAACAACGGCCCGAAGTCCGCCTTCGCGGACTCCCGCCCCCAGCATCCGTGCAAGGAGCTGCACGCGGCCTCAAGGTTGCGCTGTGCGCCGCGTCGTTCCTCAAATTCACGGCAACCCGCTGACGGTCTCGTGCTTCTTCGTCCTCATCATCGTACCGCTCGAGGAGATGTGGTTCACCGCGCGCGGCATCTGGCGCGCCCGATCGTCCTCGCGGCGGGGGTCGCGCTCGCCGCGTGCGTGCCGCCGCGGACGTCGCCCGCGCCCGTGTCCACCGGCGGGCAGCGCTACGTCGCGGAGGACTCGGTGCCCGCGCCGGTGGTGCGCGCGTGGCCGGCGATGGGGACGATGCTGGGGATCAGCGTGTGGGACGCGGACACCACGCGCGCGCTGGCCGCGATGGAGGCCGCGCGCGTCGCCGTCCTGCGTGCGGATTCGCTGATCTCCGCCGATCTCGCCGCCGCCAACCGCCGCGCGGGGACGGATTCGGCGACGATCGTCTCCGCGTGGACGGCGGAGGTGCTGGACTCGGCGCTCGCGATCGCCGCCGCGTCGGGCGGGGGACTGGACGTGACCGCGGGGCCGCTGGCGGATGCCTGGGGATTCGATCGCCAGC
This region includes:
- a CDS encoding PIN domain-containing protein; the protein is MLADDEPVVVDTNILFSTLLGRAGRILNTFFLSERRFVIGETALVELFEHKEKILKSSKLTPDEVAGMYHRMLRRIEIYKEDLISVEHWERAAELCGGIDADDVPHIALTLALGGRLWTGDGVLRRGLEARGFSRFFSPET
- a CDS encoding uracil-DNA glycosylase codes for the protein MKLPLPKSWRPHLDAELEKPYWTKLREFVDRERRTQAVFPPESEVFAALELTPYERVRVMILGQDPYHGAGQAHGLAFSVRPGITPPPSLRNMLRELRDDAGCPVPDNGYLVPWAEQGVLLLNAVLTVREGQPNSHKGKGWETFTDAVIRAVDARPEPVVFVLWGGYAGKKEALIDAGRHTVIKAAHPSPLSAKRGFFGSRPYTAINAALQQAGQAPVDWCLPDLGR
- a CDS encoding AI-2E family transporter, giving the protein MIPRVITIRITGRAVAILLAALGLVWLVVGFSEILFILFLAILLAVGIDPLVDRLERWKLPRSVAIFAIYLAILGVLVSAVALLVPVLVEESSQLADSLPRIAQQVGDLAGNERFSIPGVGEISTSELGRKLGGEVGSIVAGVPRILVGVGKAVTGVLVSSLLVLVVGFFLSADANFAPRFLARFFPPRSRPTVQELAREISGRLGHWVRAQLLVGAFFGVFFGVGLALLGVPFALSLGVAGAVLELIPYVGGATVTAIAMLVAVTISPWRALAVLVLEIIVANVESHVLYPKVVGDAVGLHPLTIILALFIGAEAKGIIGALVAVPVAVVLQVVFDRFYRFEDTGTIILPETTHVEPEPAPAAE